DNA from Roseimicrobium sp. ORNL1:
GTAGGAATTGGCTCGCTTCAGCACCACCGCCCCGGTCGTTCCGATCGTGGACGCGTTGGTGGTCGAGGGACCCGCGATAGTCAGGTCGATCGTGCCGGTGATCGCCACGTCGATGTTGAGGTTGCCGGCGCCGTACTGATGGATCACCAGTTCCGCGTCCCCGCCCGTGGTCGTGAGTGCCGCACCAGCGGTGCCCGTGATGGTTTTGTTCACGGCTCCCACGTTGCTGCTGACCAGGATGGCTCCCGTGGACGTTGCCAGGCCTGTGCCCGCGACGGTGAGTGTATTGCCGCCGAGATCGACAATGCTGTCGGAATTGGCGTCGAACCGAAGGGTCGAGATGCTCAGCGGACCTGCGAGCGTGCCGCTGAATCCAGCGCCACCGGCTTCCGAGATGTTTCCACCTGCCGTCCATGTGGCCACATTGTTATTCACATGGCCCGCAGTACGGATGCTTCCGAAAGATGCCACATCGTTGGAACTCGCACTCACCACCTGGGCGAAGTCGATGGCTTTGCGTGCCTGCGTGCCGTAGGTCAGCCAGGCAATCACCGCATCTTTCGCCGCCGCCGTGCTGCTGGGATTGAAGTTCAGCGTGATCTGAGCTGTACCACCAGCAGCGTTGTCCTCCACCAAGTTACCCGTGGCGCCAGCGCCGCGCGTGAAGTTGGAGGTGCTGCTGTTCGTGTTCGCATTGCCCATGTTGATGGTCATGTTGCGAGCGTTGACGGTGCGGGCGACAACTTCCGTGCCACCCACGCTGTAGTTCAGCACGCGGGCCGCCGCATTGTCCGTAGCGAAGTTCGTCGTGGTATTAGCTGCCGAGGAGGCAAGGGCAATAATGGTGCCGCCATCAAATCGGGCGTTTTGGACGCCCACCAGTGCCGCTGGCGTAGCCCCCGAGTGATTGAGGACCAAAGTACCGCCCGCAATCACGAAGTTGGAATCGGCAGCACCAGCTGTGCTGTTCCGCAGTTCAATGGTTCCGCGACCATTTTTCACAAAGCCGAAGCTCGACGGAGCCGTACCGATGTTCCCGACGAAACGCTGGTTGAAGACCACCGTTCCACCATCCATCGCGTAGAGTTGCGCGGCCGTCTGTGCAAACGTCAGAGTACCAGTACCGGTGCCGTAGGTGACGGTTCCACTCTGATTGATACCGCCAATGTACTTGGCGCCCGTGCCGCCCATGGTCCAGGAGGCCATGTTAAAGACCTGCCCGTCCCGGGTGAGGAACACGCCAGCATTGCCGTTGTTGTTCACCGTACCGCCCGTACCCTGGGTGAGGGTGAAGCCCTGCTGGGTCATGCCTCCATTCACGCTGGCAGTCGTGGTGGTGGAATCGCCATTGGGAATCTTGCTGATGGCCGTGTTCGTCCAGAACCCGGTACCGTCATTCCCGGCCGCAGTGGGATCGTAGTTCACAAGCAGAAGGCCCTGCTCGACCTCAAGACGGCCGGCAGCGTTGTACTGCCGATCCAGAATGAAGTTGGTCTCCAGAGAGCCCCCACCCAGGTTCACCCTAAGCGCTTCATTTTCGTTCGTGCGCGTTCCTCCCAGCGTGGGCAGCATCGAAATGGGATCGGCAATGGATACGGCATTCCCACTACCATCCAACTTGTCACCAATCTGACCGCGGATGATGAACACGTTGTTACCTGCCGAGTTGAAGGAGAGGCGCCGTGAATCAATCTGGGCGACGTCATTCGAAACCGCGGTGCTGCCACCACCAATGTTTCCGTAGATGATGCTGGTCGCACTGTTGTCCGTGCGCACGCGGGGCGTGAAGAGCGTTTGACCGCTGATGTCCACATTATCTACCGTGAGGTTGGAGTACCAGACCGTGACGTCGTTGTCGTTACGCATGACCTGATTGTCCCCGGACAGCGCTCCGATGTAGATGTCCTCACGGGCTGTGGCGCTGCCCACGGTGATACCATTGCCGGAACTGAGGCTGCCGCTACCAGTGATCACCACGCCATTACCTGTTCCGCCAGCACCCAGGGCCGTGCGACCGTTGCGCAGGAACAGGGTCCCTTCACTCACGGTCGTCAGTCCGGTGTAGCTGTTGTTGCCATCGAGGATGACCTGCGCGAAACCCGTCTTGTGAAGGCCGTTTGCATTGACAATGTTGGACCGGATTTCCAGGCTGCCGCTGTTGATGGTGCCTGAGGTGGTGATGTATGCACCGTTCTGGTTGTTAATGATGGCTTCCTGGCCATTGAAGTCCAGATTGCCACCCATGATGACGGTCGAAATGCTGGCATTTCCGATGGCGAAATAACCGCTGCTGATCATGCCGGAGTTGATGGTCAGCGTTCCGTCCACCATCAGGTTCAGCGCGTGTTGATCGATGACCGAACTGAGGATGGAGCCTGCAGAGACTTGGCCGCCTGAACCATCATGATCACTGAGAGCGCCAAAGCGCAGTGCGTTGATGGATGTGTTCTGCTTCACGATGGTGAAGACATCGCTCAGGTTCACATTCTGGTTGGCGCCAATGCTGGGGCTAAGAATGCCATCCGTCGGAGAGAAGTACTCATCATCATCCAGCGGGCGGAGGTACCCGTTTTCATAGGTCATGAAATGGCTGCTTGCCAGGGACTGGAGGTTGCGCTGCTGGTTCCACAAGTCGGTGACGTTGCCGTTGGCAAAGCCAAGAATGCGAAGGTCCGTGTCCAGGCCAAGCGGAATCACCCCACCGAAGACGCCCTGCACGATGCTGCGCGTGGTCGTGTTGGCAGCGCCGTTGCCGCCGATCTGGGCGATATTCATGTTCGTCACAGCGACGCGGACGCTTTCGGCACCGCCAACCGTGCTGAATTTTGAGGTCGCATCCAAGTTTTGGAACCGGATGATCCCCTCACCCGGATCGCGGTTGAGGTTGGTGATGGTCAACGTCATTTCGGTGTTCGCACCGTCCGTGGGGTACAGGTCCACCACGTTGGTACCGGAAAGCGCGTTCACCGTTCCGAGCACTTCGGTGTTGTTGACCGTGCCGCCATTGATGCGCAGCCAGCCGTTCTGCATGTTCAGTACGGCATCATCCGCGATACGGTTGTTGTTGTTGCCGCCAGTCACGCCAGAGGTCGCATCGAGGCGGGTCGTGTTGTCCAGCGTGATCATGCCACGACGCTGCAGGTTGATGTTGGCGACGTCCGTCATGGAACCCAAAGCACCATTGAGGGTCAGGCTGTATTCCGCCCAGCCTTCCGCCAGGCCGTTGGTGGTGTAGTTCACACCGTTAAGCTGATAGGTGTGCGTCTCCCATGGGGCGGCACTGGTGCCCAGGCGCAGCACGTTCAAGTCACCGCTGAAGGTGTTCACATTGGTCAGACGCACTTCGGATGAGCCCTGCTTGGTAAAGCCGCCCGTTCCCTGAATAACGCCGCCAATCACCAACTTCGTCGCCGGTGCCACGGTCAGGTTCCCCTGCTCCGCCACCGAGTAGCCACCCGCGGAATCCGAGATGATCAGGTTCCTGTTTGCTGCACCCGTGAGGGTGAGCGTGCCATCGAGGAACGTGGAACTGTCGGGAATATTCAAGAAGTCCGCGGTGATGGAGTTGAATCCCCCGTTCGCCCCCGCCATCACACCGTCCATGGTGATGTTCGCGGTGTTGTGGATGTTCGTCATGTTCAGCAAGTAGAGGCGCGCACCTACAATGGCACCCGTGCCGGTGATGACACCCGTCGCATCCACTGCGGAAGGTCCACCATAGGCAATCTCGATGCCGTTGGTGAAGTCTGCGGCCTTGAGACCGTCGAAGGCCGTCTGCGACGACGTCTCCTTCACGAAGCGAGTGCCGCCTTCACGGATGATCAGCTTGTTGAGAGCCGATGAGAAGGTGGGGTCAAAGAAGACCAGGTTGTCCGTGGCAGCGCGACCGCCAATCACGGTCAGGTCAAAACCACCACCAGCAATGACCGGTTGGTTGCGGGTAAACGCATTCGCCGTATTCGTGTTTCCATTCTGGAGATTCGTATCGAAGGTCGCGATCTGCAGCGCAGAGCCGTTGTAGGTACCACCGGTGTTGACCGTGGCATTTCCATCCAGGGTAAGGAAGGAGATGTTGCCGGTTCCCGCGGTATTGCGCAGGGCGCCGGTGTTGTTGAAGCCCGCTCCCTGGATGCGAATGATCTCGCGGCTGGCAGCGCTGTCGTCTGCGAAGTTCAGGTCCGCATCGCGCAAGTCAAGGGTTGCTCCCGAGGCCACAATGGTCTCGTTACCCGTTCCCATGCCTCCCAAGGCGCGGGAGTTACCCACATACAGAACGCCCCCGTTCACCAGGATCTGCCCCAGCAAGGTCGCGGACTTGTTGGCACTGGTGTAGCCGTCATACACGTCAGAGAAGTTCACCCCGCTGATCTGCAGGATGCCATTGCCCGACTTGGTGAAGCCACTGTTCCCGTAGATGATGCCCGAGAGGTTCAGCGCCACCGTCCCTGCTGTGGTTGGGGCGGAGACGTTGAAGTTGAGACCAGCCGCAGTGGTGTTGTTGAAGTTCTGCGTGCCGGAGAACGTGCCTGCGAACGCAGTATTGGTGACGTTCACGGTGGTTCCCTGGCTGTAGGAGGTCACCTTGGCATAGGTGCGGGTGTCATTGAAGTTGAGGTTGACGGCGTTGTTGAATGCCAGCAGTCCACGCAAGCTACCCAGCGCATTGCTATTGCCAGCCAACTGGACGGTGCCTCCGTTGAACGTGATGTTCCCGTGGAAGCTCCCGCTGTCATCGTTGAAGAGCAACGTGCCTGCATCCAGAATAATCTGGCCGTCACCAGTAATCACGCCGGTATCGTAGACAGTCGCGGTGGTATTGAATCGCAGCGTCGTGCCAAGTGCCAGGTTGATGGCGTTGTTGGTGTTGCCGATGCGGGCGTTGGTAGCCGTGGAAGGCGCCGCTGCCGTGCCCCCGACCTGGATTTCACCTTCGCTGAGATGCAATGCGCCGGTGAAGGTGTTCAGGGCATTGAGATACAGCTTGCCGGTTCCCACCTTGGTCAATGCCTGGGCGTTGGTATTGTTCGCGATTACGGAGTCAATCTGCAATGCCTGGGAGCTGTGCTGGTGGATAATCAGCGCTTCCAAGTTCGCGGTGGTGGCGTTATTGCGGATCGTGCCACCAGAGATAATCACCGCTCCTCCGGTAACATTCGAAGTTACCAGGAAACCCCCGCCCGACATGTTCAGGGTTCCCGCGAGAGTATAGGTGCCGCCCGCCGCCTGGTTGAACCGCAGCGTATTTGCCGCCGTGCCCAGGGCCGCAGCGGTTACATCCACGTTGTTGGCAGCGGCGAATGTTGCGCTGTAGCTGGCCAGTGCCGTAATCGCACTATCAACTGCATTCACCGAATTCACCGCCCAGTCCGTTTTTCCGACGGTTGCGTAACCTGGGCCAAGGATGCCATTGGTGTTGAGAGTGTCAGTTGTGGCAATACTGGCTGCACCGAAATTGATGGTGCCGCCCGCGTTTCTGGTAATGGCATTCAGGTTGATGGTGGCCAAGCTCCCCACCGCGCGGATGATCGAGTTGGAGCCAGTATCAATCGTCGTGGAAAGGACAATTTCGCCATGGGTGCCTCCGCTGAGTTCCACCGTGCCGCCACCCTGGCCGGAAATATACGTCTGATTACCACCCACACTGTCGTCGATGCCCGGGACGGTGAGTCCACCAATGCCACCCAAGGTCAAAGCAGCTCCATTTGCGAGCTTGCTGGTGTCGTTGGTACCGTACTCCAGGCGGAGGATGCCGTCCCTTGCGAACGTTGCTCCCGTGGCGTTGTTCGTTCCGGAAAGGATGAGCGTGCCGTCGCCCAATTTGACCAGGGCTCCGGCACCCGTCAGGGAATTGGTGGAATTGCTGAACTCAAGCGAGGCCCCCGCGTCCACGGACGCACGCATCTGGCCCGTCAGGGTAATCAGGCCACTGAAGACGTTGGTCCCGCTTGAAGCACGAACACCACCGTCGGTAGTAAGGTTAGTGATGGCGTTGGTGAGCGTGACGCCATTGCGCACTTCCAGGCCGACCCCACCGGCACCATTGATGGTGATGGTGTTCGTGCCGAGGGCATTACCCTTCTGAATCGCCAACGTACCACCAGAGATGGTCGTGCCGCCGGTGTAGGTGTTGCCCAGGGTCTCATCAGGATTGACAAGCCACAAACCGGCATCAGTCTTAATCAGTGAGGTCGCCCCACCACCGTCGGTGATCTGTGGACGGAATTCATTGTTCGAGAGGGCCGCGCCTCCCAGGGTCAGAGTACGTGCGCCCGAACCCGTGAATGCGATGGCCCCTGTATTGCTGAAGGTAATCTTGGGGACCGTCATGCCGACCACCGTGCCGCTCGCATTGATGCGGGCGCCGGCCGTTCCGAGCCCCATGGTGAAGAGGCGGTCCGTGCTCTGGTCGGTGAATCCCGACCAGGTGAGAATGCCACCATTTGAACCGGCGGTGCTCGTGGTGAAGACAAGGTTGCTTGCTGCATTTGTCGAGGCGCCGATACCGCTGTTCGAGCCGCCGTTCGCAAGGTGATAGACCGTGATGCCCGTATTCGCCGTGGCAGTGCCGGTCACACCAAGTGTGGTTGCGCCCGTATAACTGCTGCTGGCACTGGTCAGTGTCTGGGTCGGTCCGGTGCTTCCCGAGGAGATGGTGCGGGTGAAACCGCCGCCACCAGTGATGGTACCGCTGTAGGTATCACTGGTCGTGCCCACAAGGGTAAGCGTCTGGCTTGCGTCAATCCTCACGTCCCCGCCGACGTTGCCCTGAAGACGACCAATGCTCTCGCTCTGCAGCACGTGGAAGCGGGCGGTACCGGAATAGAGACCATCGCCACCTGCTGCACTCACGGCGACGATGGCGGTGTCTGCGATGGCAGCGCCACCACTGATCTGCAGGATGCCGTTGTTCACCGTCGTCGTGCCCGTGTAGCTGTTCGTACCTGAGAGAACCCAGGTGCCGGCGCCCTCCTTGGTGAGGGACACGGTGTTGTTGCTGCCGTTGGAAATATTTCCAGAGATGGTGTTCGCTCCGGTATTGGTACCATCCAGGAACCAGGTGCGGTTGCCGTCAGCCCCGGAGGTAAATGCCCCCTGAATGTTCACCACCGTGGTGCCATCGTTGATGATCTGGCCGGAGCCAGGGTTGGTCGTGCTGCTGTACGACTGGGTGATGGTCACGTTCGAGGGAAGGACGAAGGTGCCTGCGTTGGTGCCATTGAAGATGATGGTACCTGTGGAGCCGGAGTTTGGCGTAATCGTGTTCGTTCCCTGGTTGGAACCTGCAGCGCCGATCGCGTCCCCACCGCCGAACATGTCATAGCGGCGGCCGTTGCCATCATTCGTGCCAAGGTCGATGGTGCGGGCCACGCTGAGGTCACCGAGCTGGCTTGTGCCCACTGTCCCACCAGTGCCAATGTTGCCGCCGATTTCCAGCATGCTCATGTTCACCACGATGTTACCGGAGAAGTCATTGCCCGCATTGTTCAGGACCCAGCGCCCGGTCAGGCCGAAGCGATCATCGTCGACCGTCTTCGGATTCACGCGCAGTGTCAGGGTGCCCGTGCCTTCCGAGATGACCCCGCTGATCACATTTTTGATGGGATTGAAATAGCCACCCGTCTGACCGGTCAGGTCAAGGTTCTTGACACCCGCGGAGCTGGTGATGTTACCACTCAGGATGAGGGCTCCCGTGCCGTTGGCCGTGATACGGGCACCGCCTGTGCTGTTGGAAAGCTCGAAGTTGCCCGCATAGGTTTCACCTGAGCCGATATATTCCAGGTTGCCCGCGCCGGTGCCGGAACCCAGGTTCACCGTCGTGAAGCTCCCAATCGCATTCGCCAGACTCGTGGTCTGAATCGTTCCACCATTCAGGGTCAGCACGCCCGTGGCCGTGTTCGTCCCGTACATCGCCATGTAGTTGTTGGTGAGCGTGAGATTACCCCCTGCCCCCGTGATGCTGCCAGCAATAAGCTGGGCGCCCGTGTCATCGACCGTGAGGGTCTGACCGGAGGCGATGTCAACAGTACCGCCACGCTGCATGTACAACTGGCCGATGGTTTCCGTCTGGGTGATTTTGAGCGTGGCGTTCTTGAAGACATGCCAGTCGGCGTCGTCGTTGGATGCCGCACCTCCAGTGAACTCCACGGTACCCTTCTGGATGTAGCTGCTGGCGTTCGCGGTATTGGCACCAGACAGAGTGGTGGTGCCGCTGTTTCTGAAAACCCAGACGTTGTTGCCGGAGAGCACCCCATTGTAGTTCTGGCTGGCGGAGCCGGCGATGACCACAATGTTGTTGTTCACGATGTTGAGGATGTGTGTGGCATCAGCGTTGTTGATGGCCCCTGCCAGGATGAGTTTGCCGCCTGCTTCACTCTGGATCAGGTTGCGCTGCGTACCAGTTCCCGCGTTGGTGAGGCCCAGGTTGATGTCCCCCGTCACGGTCATGTTGCCGAGACCCGCACGAATGAACTGGGCATTCTTGGCGTTGGTAAGATCATTCGCCGGAGTGAGGGTGATCGTGTTGTTGAGAACCACGTCCTGGTTCAGGTGGGAACGCAAAGAAGCGATGCCCGACGTACCCGCGAAGGCATTGGACACGATGTTAATCGCCCCCGTGCCAAAGCTGTTGGCATAGGTGTCATTGCCGATTTCAGCGATGGAGTTGGCATTGACGCCGGTGGTCGAACTGACCAGCAACGTACCGGAGAATCCGCTCAGGTCTCCCGTGAGATAGGTATTACCCGAGACGGACCGAGTTAGCGCCAGCGTGCCGGATCCTGTAATGGTGTTGCCCAGTACGAGATGGCCGTTGCTCGTGTTCAAGATGAGGGCGCCGTTGTTCACGACGCTCCCGGTGCCCAGCCAACCACGGGTACCAGTACCGTTGCCAATCTGGAGACGCACATCTGCGCCGATAGTGGTGTCGCGCCAGCGGGAGCCGGTGGTCGCTCCTGGGGCAAGAACCACGGTGGCTGTGCCTCCAGACACCGCCGTGAAGGTGAGGTCCTGGGTGCCTGGAAGGGCACTGAAAATTTCACCAGTGATGAGGTGGCTCACTGCGGCGCCCGTGTTGGCGAGGTTGATCGTGCTGCTGTTGCTGAGGAAGATGGGGCCAGCGAGGGTGGTGGCTGCTGCGCTACGCAGGGAGACCGTGCCGCCTTCGAGGTTGAGGAACTCGGTGATAGCGCCACCGGCTGTCACATTGATATCGAGCGTGGCACCCGAGGCCACGGTGGTCAGGTTCGCCCACATGTTAGTGGGTGCAGTCGATGCAGCGCCGAGAGCTGTATTGTTCGTGATGCTCAGCGTGCCTGCACGGACCGTGACACGGCCGGCGAACGTATTCGCGCCGCTCAAGGTCGTGGTGCCGGAGCCGAGCTGCTCAAAGTTACCCAAGCCAGAAATGACGCTGGTAATGTTGAGAGCGGTGTCAGTGCGCTTCACGCCGAGGGTGCCGTTGTTCAGAATGTTCCCAGATCCAAGTCCACCCGTAGTACCGTTGTTGCCAAGTTGCAGGTAGCCGTAGCCAATGTTCGTGGTGCCGGTACCGGCGATGTTGTTGGTGATGATGGTGCGACCCACACCTGCAGTAGTGATCACGGTGTTGGTTCCCCCCACATCGGACAGCACCAAGTCACCAAACATGTTGTGCTGGTGGATGATGAGTTCGTTGCTAGCGCTACTGGAAAGGTTGCCGCTGATGATGGAGGTATTGGCCCCCACGTTCTTGGTGACCAAGATACCCCCCTGGCTCAAGACCACGGGAGAGATGGTGTTGTTGATGTCCACGCTGGCGGCCGTATTGAAGCGCAGGGTAGCTGCGTTGCCCCCGCCCTGGGTGGTC
Protein-coding regions in this window:
- a CDS encoding autotransporter-associated beta strand repeat-containing protein, with product MPASTLLNSLRRRKRSLGIFMTMLMALWQIVAPLPARAANYYWDVNGTTVGAGGPAANGSWNTTTGTNWNLDPLGITAPAAWLGTAADTAVFSAGTDATGTSVITIDEGAAVTLGALRVEEGNVTINGATLADVLNLSNSAGLGGLVDVTGSSVLTINAGIMGNAGLTKVGTGNLTLAGANTFTGDVVIRNGSLTLTGGSALDNTVNVRNVGLGSVLNVNASETIGALTGTANASIVLGSGATLTANYTNGAATAGGATMDSDSTAGRVVRLDGSITNPQVGMLVTGTSIPAGSYIVQILDANHVLLNTQPTPTTSNFAPTTTAVSVLHSAMSGAGGFTKDGTGLLILTGNNTYTGATTLNNGDIQIGGVWTGQKYSLHDVLGDSSRIEFSAVNTTNLNFANSVTNLLSFERVGSLNGGAGANTNINLLAGGNIAALVIGGDNTDSIFSGQFLGDNGATLLYKEGTGNFTWTTGAANAFDGPLFVENGTFTIAGATGFDASNEVYMSNRGATLTITTTGTETIPFLHGGAGAVRTTLGPNQQVTGGLVGNFLTSVAPIVNLTTNIIVNEATAANVFTFNGDIRGAGNFQKAGAHTLVLTGVSTNAHTGELTMNGGVLRMGVMGAGAGVGTPLSDGQTGTLSTAAGLRMVSGTLDLNSTSQTVLRFNVNSTGGTIQLVNGSLTLANQTTQTYAGVFTGNLASVVNINSAAASTLTLTGNNTGFGGTINVGTNAAITSNRTGGAFNSTGIPAARINLNGTGTQLTITAADTIGSLAGTGNTVLTAALTIREGASGTVSAAGYSGVTSGAGALILGNYGGLTVSGNLAHTGGTQINSHAVLTLNYGAGNNIIPTTGALTLNGGRIRVISSGSTILENAASTTLGAGASSIQSNSSYSNNGQGGLAGINLGAITRAAANGGTLSIGSNSAATSTANTNGILGGWATFNGTTWAVANGATSAITGLATYSTDTFGLNNHVDATTTQGGGNAATLRFNTAASVDINNTISPVVLSQGGILVTKNVGANTSIISGNLSSSASNELIIHQHNMFGDLVLSDVGGTNTVITTAGVGRTIITNNIAGTGTTNIGYGYLQLGNNGTTGGLGSGNILNNGTLGVKRTDTALNITSVISGLGNFEQLGSGTTTLSGANTFAGRVTVRAGTLSITNNTALGAASTAPTNMWANLTTVASGATLDINVTAGGAITEFLNLEGGTVSLRSAAATTLAGPIFLSNSSTINLANTGAAVSHLITGEIFSALPGTQDLTFTAVSGGTATVVLAPGATTGSRWRDTTIGADVRLQIGNGTGTRGWLGTGSVVNNGALILNTSNGHLVLGNTITGSGTLALTRSVSGNTYLTGDLSGFSGTLLVSSTTGVNANSIAEIGNDTYANSFGTGAINIVSNAFAGTSGIASLRSHLNQDVVLNNTITLTPANDLTNAKNAQFIRAGLGNMTVTGDINLGLTNAGTGTQRNLIQSEAGGKLILAGAINNADATHILNIVNNNIVVIAGSASQNYNGVLSGNNVWVFRNSGTTTLSGANTANASSYIQKGTVEFTGGAASNDDADWHVFKNATLKITQTETIGQLYMQRGGTVDIASGQTLTVDDTGAQLIAGSITGAGGNLTLTNNYMAMYGTNTATGVLTLNGGTIQTTSLANAIGSFTTVNLGSGTGAGNLEYIGSGETYAGNFELSNSTGGARITANGTGALILSGNITSSAGVKNLDLTGQTGGYFNPIKNVISGVISEGTGTLTLRVNPKTVDDDRFGLTGRWVLNNAGNDFSGNIVVNMSMLEIGGNIGTGGTVGTSQLGDLSVARTIDLGTNDGNGRRYDMFGGGDAIGAAGSNQGTNTITPNSGSTGTIIFNGTNAGTFVLPSNVTITQSYSSTTNPGSGQIINDGTTVVNIQGAFTSGADGNRTWFLDGTNTGANTISGNISNGSNNTVSLTKEGAGTWVLSGTNSYTGTTTVNNGILQISGGAAIADTAIVAVSAAGGDGLYSGTARFHVLQSESIGRLQGNVGGDVRIDASQTLTLVGTTSDTYSGTITGGGGFTRTISSGSTGPTQTLTSASSSYTGATTLGVTGTATANTGITVYHLANGGSNSGIGASTNAASNLVFTTSTAGSNGGILTWSGFTDQSTDRLFTMGLGTAGARINASGTVVGMTVPKITFSNTGAIAFTGSGARTLTLGGAALSNNEFRPQITDGGGATSLIKTDAGLWLVNPDETLGNTYTGGTTISGGTLAIQKGNALGTNTITINGAGGVGLEVRNGVTLTNAITNLTTDGGVRASSGTNVFSGLITLTGQMRASVDAGASLEFSNSTNSLTGAGALVKLGDGTLILSGTNNATGATFARDGILRLEYGTNDTSKLANGAALTLGGIGGLTVPGIDDSVGGNQTYISGQGGGTVELSGGTHGEIVLSTTIDTGSNSIIRAVGSLATINLNAITRNAGGTINFGAASIATTDTLNTNGILGPGYATVGKTDWAVNSVNAVDSAITALASYSATFAAANNVDVTAAALGTAANTLRFNQAAGGTYTLAGTLNMSGGGFLVTSNVTGGAVIISGGTIRNNATTANLEALIIHQHSSQALQIDSVIANNTNAQALTKVGTGKLYLNALNTFTGALHLSEGEIQVGGTAAAPSTATNARIGNTNNAINLALGTTLRFNTTATVYDTGVITGDGQIILDAGTLLFNDDSGSFHGNITFNGGTVQLAGNSNALGSLRGLLAFNNAVNLNFNDTRTYAKVTSYSQGTTVNVTNTAFAGTFSGTQNFNNTTAAGLNFNVSAPTTAGTVALNLSGIIYGNSGFTKSGNGILQISGVNFSDVYDGYTSANKSATLLGQILVNGGVLYVGNSRALGGMGTGNETIVASGATLDLRDADLNFADDSAASREIIRIQGAGFNNTGALRNTAGTGNISFLTLDGNATVNTGGTYNGSALQIATFDTNLQNGNTNTANAFTRNQPVIAGGGFDLTVIGGRAATDNLVFFDPTFSSALNKLIIREGGTRFVKETSSQTAFDGLKAADFTNGIEIAYGGPSAVDATGVITGTGAIVGARLYLLNMTNIHNTANITMDGVMAGANGGFNSITADFLNIPDSSTFLDGTLTLTGAANRNLIISDSAGGYSVAEQGNLTVAPATKLVIGGVIQGTGGFTKQGSSEVRLTNVNTFSGDLNVLRLGTSAAPWETHTYQLNGVNYTTNGLAEGWAEYSLTLNGALGSMTDVANINLQRRGMITLDNTTRLDATSGVTGGNNNNRIADDAVLNMQNGWLRINGGTVNNTEVLGTVNALSGTNVVDLYPTDGANTEMTLTITNLNRDPGEGIIRFQNLDATSKFSTVGGAESVRVAVTNMNIAQIGGNGAANTTTRSIVQGVFGGVIPLGLDTDLRILGFANGNVTDLWNQQRNLQSLASSHFMTYENGYLRPLDDDEYFSPTDGILSPSIGANQNVNLSDVFTIVKQNTSINALRFGALSDHDGSGGQVSAGSILSSVIDQHALNLMVDGTLTINSGMISSGYFAIGNASISTVIMGGNLDFNGQEAIINNQNGAYITTSGTINSGSLEIRSNIVNANGLHKTGFAQVILDGNNSYTGLTTVSEGTLFLRNGRTALGAGGTGNGVVITGSGSLSSGNGITVGSATAREDIYIGALSGDNQVMRNDNDVTVWYSNLTVDNVDISGQTLFTPRVRTDNSATSIIYGNIGGGSTAVSNDVAQIDSRRLSFNSAGNNVFIIRGQIGDKLDGSGNAVSIADPISMLPTLGGTRTNENEALRVNLGGGSLETNFILDRQYNAAGRLEVEQGLLLVNYDPTAAGNDGTGFWTNTAISKIPNGDSTTTTASVNGGMTQQGFTLTQGTGGTVNNNGNAGVFLTRDGQVFNMASWTMGGTGAKYIGGINQSGTVTYGTGTGTLTFAQTAAQLYAMDGGTVVFNQRFVGNIGTAPSSFGFVKNGRGTIELRNSTAGAADSNFVIAGGTLVLNHSGATPAALVGVQNARFDGGTIIALASSAANTTTNFATDNAAARVLNYSVGGTEVVARTVNARNMTINMGNANTNSSTSNFTRGAGATGNLVEDNAAGGTAQITLNFNPSSTAAAKDAVIAWLTYGTQARKAIDFAQVVSASSNDVASFGSIRTAGHVNNNVATWTAGGNISEAGGAGFSGTLAGPLSISTLRFDANSDSIVDLGGNTLTVAGTGLATSTGAILVSSNVGAVNKTITGTAGAALTTTGGDAELVIHQYGAGNLNIDVAITGTIDLTIAGPSTTNASTIGTTGAVVLKRANSYDGQTFINGAVLSFDNANQLGVNPGSSTVSRIVMNGGTLRYTGVGLMSLGNRGITFNGNGGTIDVADGGGELYIDDNIATTTTQFRGDMVKVGAGTLTLNGNSGNNSGFLGLMDIRQGTLRINGNTGTGATGTSTILGSTVSYADGTIFRSGTNFAIQMGNGSDSGDWSFDEWITFEGNNYVSVGTINTQTGNVSTTPGFADPNNERPVNLNGVITINGAVTFDVVSGQTLRLNNSSTLYTTGTGDMIKDGQGTMSLNTNNHDFMGNIIVRQGRLLGVGQADVFGRGYTIGRKVTLGDANRQGIAEFAINGDQIQNQIVEINHDIDVVYNPAQLKRLTFESFANGNQIDMNGDITMNDNLQVYINDAAEVGGSQNYVNFNGVLKDGATTSGNLLITGDDTGNANDNTNGRPYNYLVLKGDNSLWTGDVRLNTNTSYDQDQNAILRLEHAKALTAANDVDMGFNSILQVGGGARTIGSLSTNGGTGPFIGTEGTMGASNSSTEIIENAASTVGTLTITQSTPVTTEVQWDAHFRDGYINSQFFAPGTNQVASAALNVVKAGNGWATMTLDNNYTGTTTVTGGVLQVGRGGVGDTGASNAAGLTSNAGTIVAGTGVIQGNSVVSGALRPGDEAGSTMGTLTVNGNLTLGSTSVTTLQIQRSSYTAVNAVHFTDVEYSAWASNVNSDTTYGHLLDDPVTTAQHDQLRITGNVTFTAGSTIKLVNNGYTAMHGDVFNLMDWTSIIGADLDVGGVEWNGALLRTGAEVGTQLELFELGAGYYWDVSQFNDHGIVMVVVPEPGKALLLLFGLLALGFRRRRRSVV